The region TTTACCTGTATTCAATGTGAAGCTCTAAGAATATGCTCATAACTTTCTAAAAAAATATCAAGATTTGCTAATATAGTTTTGCAAGTGACAGAAGCTGACTTGCTAATATAACTGTCCAGAATGCTTGGAACTTTAGCTAAAATGTTTTGCTTGCTTCCTCTCTGAAGTCTGATCCACAACCTAATTTGGATGATGCTTCCATAATAATTTTCTAGCTAGCTTTTATCTTCTATAAATAGTCCACTGAAAAAATGCTTAAAAGAATACTTCTGAATGACTCTAACTGACAGTTACTTTCCTACCTCTACCTGACCTAATCTTATGCCAACACCTTCATACACATTATCGCCAAATTGAGTACTTCATATATGACATGAGTAGAAGTAATCAAGTAAAAGAACAATAAGTATATACATAAATTTACCAAAAGATACTATATGAGCATGCATAGAAAAGTTACCCGAAATAAACTTGACGCCCATTCATCAAGGACAGCCTGCACGTAAGGTAACAAATATATACGATCACAAAATAATAAAATATAAATATGACCAGAAAAAGGCTAGAaaataggacagtagaaaatttattTAAAGAGGAGAACTCTCTCTTCTTTTTCCATTTGCTTGGCTTTGTATCTTTAAAAGAGGAAAACTGGAAAGCATATAGGAGTCTGGCCTTACCTGAAGGTCTGTGTTGAACTTGCCAACCTTCCTGGCAACACCAGCGAGGAACCTCAAGATATAGATATCCAAGGAAATTACGGCTTGGACTCCAGGCCTTTGTACTTTTACGGCAACTAACTTCCCATTGGAACGTAACCTAGCCTGGTAAACCTGCAACAGTAAGAATATAACATGTCATATCATCCAAAATGAGAACAACTGACAGATGGCCATACACTCGAGGAAGTTCATGGTTAATTGGTACGGATCTGAAACATCGTGAAGTTCTGAGACTCTCATGGTCCCCATCCTACTAGTTTGTTCATTTTCCTATTAGCTGCTTCCAACCTGCTAATCTATGAAAGTAGGTCCTCGTAATTACTTTAGGGAGGTGTATAGGCATACAGAACACTAAGTTGCATATCAGATTTCGTGCTTGAAATTTCAAAAATAAACAAGGGGGACAGTTATCATGCAGCTGAACTCAACTATATAAGCAAAACCGACTGGAAACAGTCATGGGCCATTGCTCTGATTCTGTAGCTAAAATTACGAAGGTCCGGTTATTAAGTCGCGAGAGAAGGCAATTGAATCCTTGATTCATTACAAAATGATAGAAAACAGACCTGCCCAAGAGATGCAGCAGCAACAGGCACTGGTGACATTTCAGAGAAAATCATGTCGAGTGGCATCTGAAGCTCCTTTTCTATAATATCGAAAGCAAGCTCAGTGGAAAATGGTGCTATGCGGTCTTGAAGTAGTGAAAGTTCATCGAGGTATGCAGGAGGAATCACATCCTGCAGCAAATGAAACAAAGGTAGTCACATCCATGCCCCGTCAGCCAACAATGATTTGAAAGGGGATAACTAAGCGCCTTCTCTACGGTTTAAATCAGTGCTGCTGTCTGAAGATGGTGCACAGATAGTCATCATTTGACAGTTCACGACATGCCATTCACCAAACAAGTAAAATTCGAGGTCGAATCACAACTGACGAAGATGCAACGACTAGTTGGCTGGTGAAGCTCACCGGCCGTGAGGAAACTGCTTGTGCGATCTTCACAAATGCCTGTCATGAAAAGAGCAGCAAGGCGTTAATCACCATCGCCTACACATGGACGAGGGCATGCACAAGCATGCGTTCGAAGAGGAAGCATACCGGGCCAAGCTCCAGTAGAATCCTCCTGAGCTGAGCAGCCCTGACCTGCATTTACATCACCAAAGTCATCCCGTGAACCAAACAGCAGCAAGGAATTTAATCAAACAGTGGCCGTGCGCGTGACCAAAAGCGACCGGTCGTGACGCGAGGCGGGGCGTACGCGTACGCGTACCTCGAACATGTCGTCGGCGCGGTCGTTGAGGCTGTCGAGGTAGCGCAGCGCGAACCAGCGGCCGAAGGAGGTCCCGATCTGCAGCGAGCGGCGGAGCacgaggagcgggcggcggccGTACACTCTGGCGATGCCGGGGATGTCGTACGCGGTGGGGAGGTCCCCCTCGGTCGCCAGCCCCTCCTCGAACAGGTACCCCGAGCACCTGGTGAAGGCGTCCTCCTCCGAGACACCACCGGCGCcgtaggcggaggcggcgcgaggacGCGGCGGGCGCCTCCGAGGCCGCGGCCCCAGGGCCGCGGGCCTGGCCCGCAGGGCCGGGGCAGGGAGCGTGAGCGGGAGCGGGCGGAGGAGAAGCATCCGGAGGCGCGGAGGGAGGGCTCGCCGGGGGTTCGTCGGGGACGGGAGACCGGACTGCCGAGCCCGAGAAAGATTGGGCGCCAAGGAGAGGAGGGAGTGGTTTCCAACGGCCGTGGTTTATTTGCGGCGCAGGATTTTCCGGGGACGGGGGACGGCATTTCCAAACGTGCGGCCCGGATCTGCCGCTGGACGCCgcgcggggaagatcgtgcggcgcaCGGCGCGACACGCCGACGCCGATCAAAAGAACGAACGGGAGAAAACTGCGAGACGTGGCGGGTGCCGGGCTCTGGATTCTGAAGCTGTGTTATCCGCTTCGCTTGGCGGTCGGCAGCGGCAGAAGAAAGAAGAGAGGCATGGCGATCGTGGCAGGTCTCGTCGCGCCCGCCGCGAAACCTCTCAGGCTCTCCGGCGCGGGGCGGCAGCACCGGCGTGGCTGGCGCGTCGCGGTGGCGTCCTCCTCGGCGGCGGCGTCCGGGGTGGACCTCAAGGCGCTCGGGGCCGCCATCGATAAGGTGAATGAGACACGCCTGCAGTTGCTGCTGAACCCGTAGGAAAGCAAGCTGAGCAGAACCGAGCTGACGATGGGTTTTGCGTGGGCGGTGCAGAAGGACGGCGACGAGGCCAGGCAGGCGCTGGACCAGCTCAAGGAGCTCGGCTGGGCGAAGCGGTGGAGCTCGCAGCCctacatgtcccgccgcacggtcAGTCGCCGCCACGCGCCACTCCTTGCATCTAACATTTGGAATTCGCGCTTTGCGAGTATGTCATAGTGTTCGATACTTGGATCAATGTGGTGTGTGGTGCTCCAACTGATGAACCTTGCTTGTTTTCTGAACTGTGTGTGAGCAGACGTCTCTGAGGGAGCTCACCAACCTCGGGATCAAGAACGCCGAGAACCTCGCGATCCCGAGCGTTAGAAACGATGTAAGGCCTGCTCCACAACTGAAAGATTATTTGTGATCCCAAGGTGCAAGGGAGCATGATGTTCACTTGTGGAAATATTGGCACTTCAGATTTCAGATGCAGAATATTGGCATCGTCAGAGCTAAATTACATTGCATTGTTCAGAATGTAGCCCTGCATTTGATTTGCTCTGATCATGCATGCAGGCAGCGTTTCTGTTCACGGTCGTCGGCACCACCGGATTCCTGGCCGTCCTTGCAGGCCAGCTCCCCGGGGTACTACTTCCTTCCTGCCTCCCTTTCCATAAGTACTGAAACAGTCCACTGAACCATTGAGTTCTCTGCAAAAGTTTGTCATGTTATGTTCCATCTGAGCTTAATAGATTGCAACAGATCGCCTGAACTTCAGGAAATTGTTTTTCTCAGGATTGGGGCTTCTTCGTTCCCTACTTGACCGGAAGCATTTCCTTGGTAGTACTAGCCATCGGAAGTATATCCCCAGGGTATGTTTGAATGTTTCATCAGAGTACTAATTAAACAGAGCTAATGTTGCAACTATCACCGCAGTCTTCTGCAGGTTGCAATTGGTTCTTTTTCTGCAGTTTTCCCTGACTACCAAGAGAGAATTGCTAGGCATgaagctgctcattttttgggtagGTGCTCTCTCTTTCTCTGCAGCAACAGTGAATGTGCAGCTAGGAACTTGCTAACTGTAAAGCTCTCCTTgtgtctgcagccatgaacttactGACTATAATGCTCTCCTTGTGAATCAGTTGCCTATTTGACTGGGCTACCTATTCTGGGGTACTCTTTGGACATTGGGAAGGAGCATGTTAATCTCGTTGATGATCAGTTACAGAAGCTGCTATACAGCGGTCAGCTTGATCAAAAGGAAGTGGACAGGTAACTCTTGAGTTAAACTACTGAATGGCATGTGTAATTTTTGTGTAATATGATGAGAGATATGAGAGGCTACTGACTGACATGTATATTCTGTCACCAGGTTAGCTGTGATCTCCATGGCCGGGCTGGCTGCTGAAGGTCTGCAGTACGACAAGGTCGTCGGCCAATCAGCCGACCTCTTCACCCTTCAGGTGATCTCTACTGCTGATCCATCAGCTCCTTTTGGCCTCAGCATTTCCACTGATGCCTCCTGAAGATTTCACCTGAAGAATTCATCCCTGCCTGCCTATCTGCATTGCAGAGGTTCTTGAACAGGACTAAGCCGCCGCTGGGCAAAGCACAGCAGCAGAACCTTACGAGATGGGCGGTGAGTTGTAGTATCAGTTATTACTTATTACCCATCGTCTTGCTCTGAAGCGAAGTCGCAGAAGAGAAAACCTGCTGCGTACAAACATTTTGGGATTGATGCGACGAATTGTGTTTGGCTTTTTGCAGGTGCTGATTGCCGCCTCGCTTCTGAAGAACAACAAGGCGGCGCACGACGCCCTGGTGTCCGCCATGTCGCAGAAGGCCACCGTGCTCGGGTGCATCGAGGCGATAGAGAACGCCTCCTGATCACGGTGTGATGAACCTGGGTGCCCTAACATGGTTGAGGTAGCTATATATTGTTGAAAAGAGGGAAAGATATATATCTAATCAAGCACGGGAAGAAACGGTGTTCTTTTTTACTTGTGTGTATGTCTGTCTGAAACACAACTTTCTGTGCCTCGCTGTTTAGCAGTAGTTGACTGAGGCGTCCCTCGACAGTCAACATGCTCGCTGTTGGCTGttctaaaaaaagaagaagaaaaaaaacaatgtTGTTGTCTGCTGAAGGCTGACTGAACTTTGTACAGATATAGAGAACCGTAAGCGGAagacaaaaaacaaaaaagaaactttgTGAAAACCAAATGCGCGCACTGGAAGTCGAGGGTACAATACAATTTTGTTGTTCAGACCTATTGATTGATTGCATTTTTGTTTGCACTCACAGTATTCAGTACTCTTCCTAGCCACAGATGATGCAACTCGAGGGTCTCGAAAAAGGAAGAAACAGACGCGGTAACTGAAACGACACTCAAATATAAATGACGATGATGAAACATCACATGATAATAGTGCAGATGATTTCTTATACATTTAACATATTCCCAGGATGCAATACGTGATTCGAGTTTTACATTATTCAGTAGTTCTATGTACTAAGGTTACATCTAAAACTTAAGGAGGTAACCCGCAACAAACGCCTTTCGTAGTTGACGAAAACGTCTCCTCTCCTTTCACTGAAAGATACATCGTCGAAAGGCCTGAAATAAATCTGGAAAATGCGAGCAACAgtgtcaagtctaggacttgaatcCTGTTGCGGTGGGGATACCACTATCATCTTAACCATCTAACCACAGATTGATTTGCAATAGTCCTGGATATTATCTATTGCATTGTTGTGATTTAAAATATATAGAGCGTGCATGTGGGCATGGGCCACTGGCAAACTACCACCAACCCGCACCCAACAGACCAAGCAGTAGCGGAAGATGTAATTTGATGTTAAATTGCTAGGCATTCCATGAAATCTAAAATTATCTAGGCACTCCACGAAATACCGTAGAGACCCCTGACAATTTATTTGCAAGATAGATACGCTCTAACACGCTCTAGAAAGTTTGGTAGATCAATAATGATCCTATGGAAAaggatacacacacatacacaaggGTTATAATATTGGTTTGTTGTGTTTTAGTTGAAACGCATTGTGATAGTAGACTCTTTAAACATTCTAAATTAAAAGAAAAGAAATGGGACAACAACAATTGCAGTTTAGCGCTATAAAATATATTTATAGGATAAATATTAGATAACATAACACATATATAGCTACATGCATGAGCGTGTTTACATTGTTCATTCTATTTGTTATATCCAAAAAAATAAGTATTTAAGATATATCAAATGATGTACATCGATGGAAATAACATATCTTTAACTAGGTGAGTTATTATGAAATAAAAAAGTTCAGTATAAATAGGTGTTTAGCCTATAATGATTAGTCTGATCTTCCCAACGTCTTGGGCTCTATCGCATAATCTTGGCAGTAATCTTGTTTCTAATAAGACCTGTTTGTTTTATAATATCATTATCGCGTAATCTAATTACAAAATGCGAGGAGGGTCATCTACCTAGTAGTTTTACTTATATGTTATTTACATGAGAAAGACCAGTTTAACATACAAATGTTAGGACCAAATTGAACATAGAATGAATAAACaactattttttttaaaataatactttttttattaattttcataaatattacgctggatAAAAcaattcaaaaataatacaccgtcggcccgctgcaggccgactgggcctagtcggcccacagcaggccgattggattccagtcggcctaggccagctgtcggcccactgtgggctgattgggtcctgtcggcccactgtgggccgactggagctaattggctcggtgtgggctaattgtttttgcaaaaaaagtaggcataaaaaatatatgtttaaaaaaatgttaatcatgtaattaaaaaaatgtcaaacatgtataaaaaaatgttcctgatgtat is a window of Triticum dicoccoides isolate Atlit2015 ecotype Zavitan chromosome 2B, WEW_v2.0, whole genome shotgun sequence DNA encoding:
- the LOC119366146 gene encoding uncharacterized protein LOC119366146 — translated: MAIVAGLVAPAAKPLRLSGAGRQHRRGWRVAVASSSAAASGVDLKALGAAIDKKDGDEARQALDQLKELGWAKRWSSQPYMSRRTTSLRELTNLGIKNAENLAIPSVRNDAAFLFTVVGTTGFLAVLAGQLPGDWGFFVPYLTGSISLVVLAIGSISPGLLQVAIGSFSAVFPDYQERIARHEAAHFLVAYLTGLPILGYSLDIGKEHVNLVDDQLQKLLYSGQLDQKEVDRLAVISMAGLAAEGLQYDKVVGQSADLFTLQRFLNRTKPPLGKAQQQNLTRWAVLIAASLLKNNKAAHDALVSAMSQKATVLGCIEAIENAS